From Dehalococcoidia bacterium, the proteins below share one genomic window:
- a CDS encoding R3H domain-containing nucleic acid-binding protein, protein MFKRITDDLDALLERLPPHIAQPLRERENSSELLEVILDLGRPPEARYPDREIVLSNKEVSQEDIEYIVSRIAPFSDDNRAGIERTLHRISAIRNREGRIVGLTCRVGRAVYGTLGLIADLVESGKSILLLGGPGVGKTTMLREVARVLADDLKKRVVIVDTSNEIAGDGDIPHPAIGHARRMQVTTPKLQHAVMIEAVENHMPEVIVIDEIGTELEAQASRTIAERGVQLIATAHGNTLGNLIMNPTLSDLIGGIQTVTLGDEEAKRRRTQKSILERKVPPTFDIVVEIQDWYHVAVHSDVAEIVDSMLRGCPIPPEVRWMDETAEVRREQMKPADEPSARKALAGTTTRIYPFGINRSRLEQAVKRLELPAKLAIDVSGANLLMTSKSYYRMKPQPIRDAEAAGIPIYVLKNNKASHMERSLFNIFDMEATEEPISLATKEAEEAIAQVIEGQKTVELSPQNSYLRMLQHQLAERYKLSSKSTGREPRRRVRIFHTGDVAKDDR, encoded by the coding sequence ATGTTTAAGAGAATTACTGACGATCTCGATGCACTGCTAGAGCGGCTGCCTCCCCACATTGCGCAGCCGCTCCGGGAGCGGGAGAACAGCAGCGAGCTCCTGGAGGTTATATTGGACCTGGGTCGCCCACCCGAGGCCCGTTATCCTGACCGCGAGATAGTGCTCAGCAATAAGGAGGTCTCCCAGGAGGATATCGAATATATTGTTTCCCGTATCGCCCCCTTCAGCGATGACAATCGGGCCGGCATCGAGCGCACCCTGCACCGCATCTCCGCAATCAGAAACCGCGAGGGGCGCATCGTGGGGCTAACCTGCCGCGTCGGTAGAGCGGTATACGGCACCCTCGGTCTAATTGCCGACCTGGTTGAGTCGGGCAAGAGTATCCTGCTGCTGGGCGGGCCCGGTGTAGGTAAGACTACCATGCTTCGCGAGGTGGCCCGCGTGCTTGCCGACGACCTGAAGAAGCGCGTGGTGATTGTTGATACCTCCAACGAGATCGCCGGCGATGGCGACATCCCCCATCCCGCCATCGGGCACGCACGGAGGATGCAGGTGACCACCCCAAAGCTCCAGCACGCCGTAATGATCGAGGCGGTGGAGAACCACATGCCCGAGGTTATCGTCATCGATGAGATCGGCACCGAGCTTGAGGCCCAGGCATCGCGCACCATCGCCGAGCGTGGGGTGCAGCTTATCGCCACCGCACATGGAAACACCCTGGGTAACCTGATCATGAACCCCACCCTTTCCGATCTCATCGGCGGCATCCAGACGGTGACACTGGGCGATGAGGAGGCTAAAAGGCGGCGCACTCAGAAGTCCATTCTGGAGAGAAAGGTACCGCCCACCTTCGACATCGTGGTCGAGATTCAAGACTGGTATCACGTGGCGGTTCACTCCGATGTCGCTGAGATAGTCGATTCAATGCTGCGCGGGTGTCCCATCCCTCCGGAGGTTCGCTGGATGGACGAGACCGCCGAGGTGAGAAGAGAGCAGATGAAACCTGCAGATGAGCCCTCGGCAAGAAAAGCGCTTGCCGGCACCACCACCAGAATCTACCCCTTTGGCATCAATCGCAGTCGTCTTGAGCAGGCGGTGAAGCGCCTGGAGCTACCGGCGAAGCTTGCTATCGACGTAAGTGGGGCCAATCTGCTGATGACCTCCAAGAGCTATTACCGAATGAAGCCGCAGCCCATTCGCGATGCCGAGGCCGCAGGCATCCCCATCTACGTGCTTAAGAACAACAAGGCATCGCATATGGAGCGTTCCCTATTCAATATATTCGACATGGAAGCTACCGAAGAACCCATTAGCCTGGCAACGAAGGAGGCAGAGGAGGCCATCGCCCAGGTAATCGAGGGGCAAAAGACAGTGGAGCTCAGCCCGCAGAACTCCTACCTGCGTATGCTACAGCACCAGCTCGCCGAGCGCTACAAACTTTCCTCGAAGAGCACCGGCCGCGAGCCACGGAGACGCGTTCGCATTTTTCACACAGGCGATGTTGCGAAAGATGATAGGTAA
- a CDS encoding DUF488 domain-containing protein: MEGSIYTIGHSNHPSETFVRLLTQTEIEVLVDIRSNPGSQWASYANPCDLEQILRAVGIQYIYLGDMLGGQPDDPDCYNPQTGKADYKEMQKKEFFKRGINRLLEAMKTYHICVMCAEENPSSCHRNLLVSESLRREDVKILHIRGTGQIQTDEELWKENAGVGKNQLPLPM, from the coding sequence ATGGAAGGGTCTATCTATACAATAGGTCATAGCAATCATCCGTCTGAGACATTCGTACGGTTGCTGACTCAAACCGAAATAGAGGTTCTTGTCGACATACGGAGCAATCCTGGCAGCCAATGGGCCTCATACGCAAACCCGTGCGATTTGGAGCAGATTCTTAGGGCAGTTGGTATCCAGTATATCTATTTGGGCGATATGTTGGGAGGTCAGCCTGATGACCCAGACTGCTACAACCCACAAACAGGTAAAGCAGACTATAAAGAAATGCAAAAAAAAGAGTTCTTTAAACGAGGAATCAACCGACTTTTAGAAGCCATGAAAACGTATCATATCTGCGTGATGTGTGCCGAAGAAAATCCTTCCTCTTGCCATCGCAACCTTCTAGTCAGCGAGAGCTTGCGGCGAGAAGATGTCAAAATCTTACATATCCGTGGAACAGGGCAGATTCAAACCGATGAAGAGCTTTGGAAAGAAAATGCAGGAGTAGGAAAAAATCAACTTCCACTTCCAATGTGA
- a CDS encoding DUF488 domain-containing protein encodes MTIYTIGFTKKSAQEFFETLHNSGAKHLFDIRLHNKSQLAGFAKGDDLRYFLEQIVDMEYHEVPILAPEDSLITEYRKTGDWAKYEQSYLELIGQRQVERYIDLTLFKDGVVLLCSEAEPHHCHRRLAAEYLARSILVGANIKHL; translated from the coding sequence GTGACTATATACACAATTGGTTTTACCAAGAAATCCGCTCAAGAATTCTTTGAGACTCTACATAATAGTGGAGCGAAGCACCTCTTCGATATTCGTCTTCACAATAAATCGCAGTTGGCAGGTTTTGCAAAGGGCGACGATCTACGTTATTTTCTTGAACAAATCGTTGATATGGAATACCACGAAGTACCAATACTAGCACCCGAAGACTCACTTATAACTGAATACCGAAAAACAGGAGATTGGGCCAAATATGAGCAAAGCTACCTAGAGCTAATTGGTCAACGACAAGTCGAACGCTATATAGACCTAACGTTATTTAAAGATGGCGTTGTCCTGCTTTGTAGCGAGGCTGAACCCCATCACTGCCACCGACGGCTGGCAGCAGAATATTTAGCAAGGTCAATACTAGTAGGTGCTAATATCAAACATCTATAA
- the tmk gene encoding dTMP kinase has protein sequence MSLFITFEGGEGAGKSTQARALHQRLSSKGIPALLTHEPGGTPLGREIRRWLKGERNNETGDVDPLAELLLFNASRAELVSNVIQPALKSGITVICDRFYHSTVAYQGYGRGLSIDLIEAVNNIATGGLKPDLTVFLDLTIEHGLSRKKPRDRFEREEPDFHKRVRQGYLMIVKKDPERWLVIDGSLPKKEIESLILERIGQFLPKVVKRVEKK, from the coding sequence TTGTCATTATTCATCACATTTGAAGGCGGGGAGGGAGCGGGGAAGTCCACACAGGCGAGGGCGCTTCACCAGCGCCTTTCCAGTAAGGGCATCCCCGCACTGCTTACCCACGAGCCCGGGGGTACCCCTCTGGGCAGAGAGATCAGGCGCTGGCTCAAGGGGGAGAGGAACAACGAAACGGGGGATGTCGACCCACTCGCCGAGCTCTTGCTCTTCAATGCATCGCGTGCCGAGCTCGTCTCCAATGTGATTCAACCCGCCTTGAAGAGCGGGATCACCGTTATCTGCGACCGTTTCTACCACTCCACCGTCGCCTATCAGGGCTATGGCCGGGGCCTTTCCATCGACCTCATCGAGGCCGTCAATAACATCGCCACCGGCGGGCTGAAACCCGATCTTACTGTATTCCTAGACCTTACAATAGAACACGGTCTATCACGAAAAAAGCCAAGAGATCGCTTTGAGCGGGAGGAGCCTGACTTCCATAAGCGGGTGAGGCAGGGCTATCTGATGATAGTGAAGAAGGACCCCGAGCGCTGGCTGGTGATCGATGGCTCCCTGCCCAAAAAGGAGATCGAAAGCCTCATATTAGAGAGGATAGGGCAATTTCTTCCCAAAGTCGTAAAAAGGGTTGAAAAAAAGTAA